The Palleronia sp. THAF1 genome window below encodes:
- a CDS encoding xanthine dehydrogenase family protein molybdopterin-binding subunit: MTEQLKMDKVQPHLLDETGQGAITKPMERPEGPLKVSGTATYAAEYNLPNMAEGFMVRAGISKGTYTIDESSVKGMPGFLGVYTDKMPRNSAQGTAGTNPIQPGDKISYLGQPIAVVVAETLEQARDIAKALKVDYTTDDDVKAVFEDATFEEQDGTVDQGDLDQAMSDAAFSVDATFTTASHNSAAMEPHAAVAEWEGDKVTVRGSLQMLNYNKQELADSLGIDVKNVRLLAPYIGGGFGSKLGIDVSCIAAAVAAKQLGRPVRVVLHRNHVFEMIVERTETKQRVRLAADKDGTLTGIGHDDWQSNLPEEGLAEPVSIATHFLYGGENRKIAQNLGVLNRPASGSVRAPGEAVGMLALENAMDELAEAVGIDPIELRIKNIPEKHPENGKPFSSRALEDALRQGADAFGWSERKEPKQRREGEWYIGMGVASSARTNILMESRALVTLNPDGTALVQTDMTDIGTGTYAILGQIAAEMLGIPTEKVTVQLGDTDLPEGPGSGGSWGASSAGSAVFLGAKGIRKKLADRLGCSVDDLRLQDGVATGGNNRRPLAELMDGPMVEEGHLKPGDTAEDFHQAGYGAHFAEVAVNSVTGEVRVRRMLAAMAAGRILNEKTAQSQVWGGQIWGIGTALHEAIEHDHRTGHVVNNDLAEYHIPVNLDVGDLEVLFVEERDDHANPMQTKGIGELGLAGAGAAITNAIYNACGVRIRDYPATPDRIFPHLD, translated from the coding sequence ATGACCGAACAACTCAAGATGGATAAGGTGCAGCCGCACCTTCTGGATGAAACCGGCCAAGGCGCGATTACCAAGCCGATGGAGCGTCCCGAAGGGCCGCTGAAAGTGTCGGGCACCGCGACATATGCCGCAGAATACAACCTGCCGAACATGGCCGAGGGCTTCATGGTCCGCGCCGGGATCAGCAAAGGCACCTACACGATCGACGAGTCTTCGGTGAAGGGCATGCCGGGCTTTCTTGGCGTCTACACCGACAAGATGCCCCGCAATTCCGCGCAGGGCACCGCAGGCACCAACCCGATCCAGCCGGGCGACAAGATCTCTTACCTCGGCCAGCCCATCGCCGTCGTGGTCGCCGAAACGCTTGAACAAGCGCGCGACATCGCGAAGGCACTGAAGGTGGATTACACCACCGATGACGACGTGAAGGCCGTCTTCGAGGACGCCACGTTCGAAGAGCAGGATGGCACCGTCGACCAGGGTGATCTGGATCAGGCCATGTCGGACGCGGCGTTCAGCGTCGATGCGACCTTCACCACGGCGTCCCACAACTCGGCGGCGATGGAGCCCCATGCCGCTGTCGCGGAATGGGAGGGCGATAAGGTCACCGTCCGCGGCTCTTTGCAGATGTTGAACTACAACAAGCAGGAACTGGCCGATTCGCTGGGGATCGACGTGAAGAACGTCCGTCTGTTGGCCCCCTACATCGGCGGTGGTTTCGGCTCGAAACTGGGGATCGACGTGTCGTGCATCGCCGCAGCCGTCGCGGCCAAGCAGCTTGGCCGTCCGGTTCGCGTCGTTCTGCACCGCAACCACGTGTTCGAGATGATCGTCGAGCGCACCGAGACCAAGCAGCGCGTGCGTCTGGCCGCCGACAAGGACGGCACCCTGACCGGCATCGGTCACGACGATTGGCAGTCGAACCTGCCGGAAGAGGGGCTGGCAGAGCCGGTCTCTATCGCGACGCATTTTCTGTATGGCGGCGAGAACCGGAAGATCGCGCAGAACCTTGGCGTGTTGAACCGCCCCGCCAGTGGGTCCGTGCGTGCGCCCGGTGAAGCCGTGGGCATGCTCGCTTTGGAAAACGCGATGGATGAGTTGGCCGAGGCCGTCGGCATCGATCCCATCGAGTTGCGCATCAAGAACATCCCGGAGAAACATCCCGAAAACGGCAAGCCGTTCTCGTCCCGTGCGCTGGAAGACGCGTTGCGTCAGGGGGCCGACGCGTTCGGTTGGTCCGAGCGTAAGGAGCCGAAGCAACGGCGTGAGGGCGAATGGTATATCGGCATGGGCGTTGCTTCGTCCGCGCGGACGAATATCCTGATGGAAAGCCGCGCGCTGGTCACGTTGAACCCCGATGGCACGGCGCTTGTTCAAACGGACATGACCGATATCGGCACCGGCACCTACGCCATCCTTGGCCAGATCGCGGCAGAGATGCTGGGTATCCCGACCGAGAAGGTCACCGTCCAGCTCGGCGATACCGATTTGCCGGAAGGTCCCGGTTCGGGCGGTTCTTGGGGCGCGTCTTCTGCCGGGTCCGCCGTGTTCTTGGGTGCCAAGGGCATCCGAAAGAAGCTGGCGGACCGCTTGGGCTGTTCGGTGGATGATCTGCGCCTGCAGGACGGTGTCGCGACCGGTGGCAACAACCGCCGCCCGCTGGCCGAACTGATGGACGGCCCGATGGTCGAGGAAGGCCACCTGAAGCCGGGTGATACGGCCGAAGACTTCCACCAGGCTGGCTACGGTGCGCATTTCGCGGAAGTCGCGGTGAACAGCGTTACCGGAGAGGTACGCGTACGCCGTATGCTGGCCGCCATGGCCGCCGGTCGAATCCTAAATGAGAAGACCGCGCAGAGCCAAGTCTGGGGCGGTCAGATCTGGGGTATCGGCACCGCGCTGCACGAAGCGATCGAGCACGATCACCGCACCGGTCACGTCGTGAACAACGACTTGGCGGAATACCATATCCCGGTGAACCTGGATGTGGGTGACCTGGAGGTACTGTTCGTCGAAGAGCGTGACGACCACGCCAACCCGATGCAAACCAAGGGCATCGGCGAGTTGGGTCTGGCAGGTGCCGGCGCCGCGATCACCAACGCGATCTACAACGCGTGTGGCGTTCGAATCCGCGACTACCCGGCGACGCCGGATCGGATCTTCCCGCATCTGGATTAA